In Clostridium sp., one DNA window encodes the following:
- the hpf gene encoding ribosome hibernation-promoting factor, HPF/YfiA family, whose amino-acid sequence MKITVKGKNISVTDALKNTVDKKLSRLDKYFNPNVEAHVTLSVQKNSQIVEVIIPFEGVILRGEERNNDMYASIDLVVDKLEGQIRKQKTKLLKRQRSSESLRFQFIPDQREDEKEDNKIVKTKRFAVKPMSAEEAVLQMELLGHNFFVYQAAESGEVNVVYKRKDGDYGLIEPEF is encoded by the coding sequence ATGAAAATAACGGTAAAGGGAAAAAATATTTCAGTGACTGATGCATTGAAGAATACAGTGGACAAAAAGCTTTCAAGACTTGACAAGTATTTCAACCCTAATGTAGAGGCACATGTTACATTAAGTGTGCAGAAGAATTCCCAGATTGTTGAAGTTATTATACCATTTGAGGGAGTTATACTCAGGGGTGAAGAAAGAAATAATGACATGTATGCTTCAATTGACTTAGTTGTGGATAAATTAGAAGGACAGATAAGGAAACAGAAAACTAAGTTACTAAAAAGGCAACGTTCTTCAGAGTCATTAAGGTTCCAGTTCATACCAGACCAGCGTGAAGATGAAAAAGAAGACAATAAGATAGTTAAAACTAAAAGGTTTGCAGTAAAACCAATGTCTGCGGAGGAAGCAGTTCTTCAAATGGAGCTTCTAGGTCACAATTTCTTTGTGTATCAGGCTGCTGAAAGTGGAGAAGTAAATGTAGTTTATAAAAGGAAAGATGGAGACTATGGGCTTATTGAGCCTGAATTTTAA
- a CDS encoding putative ABC transporter permease, with protein sequence MEYSSSNKLKNRIYKDLLLIFIMGALYMVLEGLWRGWTHISMLVVGGTSAFLIGKLNEHPKFYDREMWQECVLGTFIVLALEFISGIVLNIWLRLDIWDYSNVPFNLYGQICLPYALLWFMLMPLCIYTDDYLRYKIFGEKRPAGILKNYRDLLTGK encoded by the coding sequence ATGGAATACAGCAGTTCCAACAAATTAAAAAATAGGATATATAAAGATTTGCTTTTAATATTTATAATGGGTGCTTTGTATATGGTCCTTGAAGGTTTATGGCGTGGCTGGACACATATAAGTATGTTGGTAGTAGGTGGAACAAGTGCTTTCTTAATAGGGAAATTAAATGAACACCCAAAATTCTACGACAGAGAAATGTGGCAGGAGTGTGTGCTTGGAACCTTTATAGTTCTTGCATTGGAATTTATTTCGGGAATTGTATTGAACATATGGTTAAGACTTGATATATGGGATTATAGTAACGTACCTTTTAATTTATATGGTCAGATATGTTTACCATATGCATTACTTTGGTTTATGTTAATGCCGCTTTGCATATATACGGATGATTATTTGAGGTATAAGATTTTTGGAGAGAAAAGACCTGCAGGGATATTGAAAAATTACAGGGATTTACTTACAGGTAAATGA
- a CDS encoding IS3 family transposase: MSSGWKFQVIQETLREENNLLNVSMLCDIAGVSRSGYYRWIKAEDVRLEKENKDRESFELILKAYNKRGYSKGARGIYMCMIHWRDPVVMNLKKIRRLMNKYGLVCPIRKANPYRRMAKALKTNNVAKNLLNREFMEHEPRKVLLTDITYIPYNGTFCYLSTILDAYTKQILSYALSDSLEVDFVLETVNKLVKNYGIEISTETLIHSDQGCHYTSTSFIQLVRDCNLRQSMSRKANCWDNAPQESFFGHMKDEIDISQCKKYREVKAIIDDWIDYYNNERYQWQLAKLSPNEYYQYIITGIYPLRNIIKN, encoded by the coding sequence ATGAGTTCGGGGTGGAAGTTTCAAGTAATACAAGAAACTTTAAGAGAAGAAAATAATCTTCTAAATGTAAGTATGCTTTGCGATATTGCAGGCGTTTCAAGATCAGGATATTATCGATGGATAAAAGCAGAAGATGTTCGTTTGGAAAAAGAAAATAAGGACAGGGAAAGCTTTGAATTAATACTAAAGGCGTATAATAAGCGTGGTTACAGTAAAGGTGCTAGAGGCATATATATGTGTATGATACATTGGAGAGATCCGGTAGTAATGAATCTAAAAAAGATTCGCCGATTAATGAATAAATATGGTCTCGTATGCCCAATACGCAAGGCAAATCCATACAGGAGAATGGCGAAGGCATTAAAAACAAATAATGTTGCAAAAAATCTATTAAATAGAGAATTTATGGAGCATGAACCCAGGAAAGTATTATTGACAGACATAACATACATACCGTATAATGGCACTTTTTGTTATCTTTCAACTATTTTAGATGCATATACAAAGCAGATTCTATCATATGCATTGAGTGATTCACTAGAAGTTGACTTTGTATTAGAGACTGTGAATAAACTTGTAAAGAACTACGGAATAGAAATTAGTACAGAGACTTTAATACATAGTGATCAGGGATGCCATTACACAAGTACAAGTTTTATACAATTGGTTAGAGATTGTAATTTAAGACAATCAATGTCAAGAAAAGCAAATTGTTGGGATAATGCTCCGCAGGAAAGTTTTTTTGGACATATGAAAGATGAGATAGACATTAGTCAGTGCAAGAAGTACAGAGAAGTTAAGGCTATTATTGATGACTGGATAGATTATTATAATAACGAGAGATATCAATGGCAGTTGGCAAAACTTTCTCCTAACGAATATTACCAGTATATAATTACTGGAATATATCCTTTAAGAAATATCATAAAGAACTAA
- a CDS encoding cupin domain-containing protein gives MYRKYPCYYYYNVYPYPCVSNGPIYDPNYLKWVNNQYRSSNDEVDYNSGFSSSQSSNNNDQIQLRDYGPQPFVVDINKATKQNNTFRTALWTGNHLQVTLMSINVGDDIGLEVHPNVDQFIRVEEGQGLVRMGNSSNNLYFQKRVEDDFAIMIPAGTWHDVINTGNKPLKVYSIYAPPQHPRNTVHVTKADAEAAEKSQK, from the coding sequence ATGTATAGAAAATATCCATGTTATTATTACTATAATGTTTATCCATATCCCTGTGTATCTAACGGCCCAATATATGATCCAAATTATTTAAAATGGGTCAATAATCAATACAGATCTTCTAATGATGAAGTTGATTATAATTCAGGATTTAGTTCTTCACAATCGTCCAATAATAATGACCAAATTCAATTAAGAGATTACGGTCCACAACCTTTTGTAGTTGATATTAATAAAGCTACTAAGCAAAATAATACTTTTCGTACTGCGTTATGGACTGGAAATCACCTGCAAGTTACATTAATGAGTATCAATGTTGGTGATGATATTGGATTGGAGGTACATCCAAATGTAGATCAATTTATACGTGTTGAAGAAGGTCAGGGACTTGTTAGAATGGGAAATAGCAGCAATAATTTATATTTTCAGAAGAGAGTTGAAGATGACTTTGCAATAATGATACCTGCTGGTACATGGCATGATGTCATTAATACAGGTAATAAACCACTTAAAGTATACTCTATTTATGCACCACCTCAACATCCACGGAATACAGTTCATGTAACTAAAGCAGATGCAGAAGCTGCTGAAAAGAGTCAGAAATGA
- a CDS encoding translation initiation factor IF-3 C-terminal domain-containing protein, which yields MLSDKDLIEMLKKSYTMPYRTFLSNLKVCCSIFNSKQKLSISFPISAMGTDPMTKVSIRFRGRQNNYTNLGRKVMDIFLGKLEESASVERAPRLEGNNMFMILAPKK from the coding sequence GTGTTGTCCGATAAAGACTTGATAGAGATGCTTAAAAAAAGTTATACAATGCCATACAGAACATTTTTAAGCAATTTAAAAGTTTGCTGCAGCATATTTAATAGCAAGCAGAAATTGTCCATTTCATTTCCAATTTCTGCTATGGGGACTGACCCCATGACAAAGGTTTCTATAAGATTCAGGGGAAGACAAAACAATTATACCAATTTAGGCAGAAAAGTGATGGATATATTTTTGGGCAAATTGGAGGAAAGTGCATCAGTGGAAAGGGCACCTAGATTGGAGGGCAACAATATGTTTATGATTTTGGCTCCTAAAAAGTAG
- a CDS encoding methyl-accepting chemotaxis protein codes for MKKYKLLIPLIYIIIALILFFIFKNILSRNILLLNNIILILISLILYSILIDKTSKFLDEINNSSYKIAEGNLTEKLNVDNKGVFKKLCSNLNSIVFNTRKFINETTIMTDKLINYCHNLNDNGNKIKSSTTETCAAISKISSDMTEQTNYILETKKLFDDIGKDYSDMVSNGESIHGIASSMISSIEDNNKIYNELVEKMNESASFNNKLASKINTLYERAFKIQTIADTVNQISKSTNLLSLNASVEAARAKESGSGFAVVANEIRKLAKSSSEQASEIQSIVDNIKDEISSISVDMNKEVKSINENIQFSKTIKDNLKNTQSESYNTLKSIKNITNDINVQNKNIIDIQNIIKKISFISESTTSSTQEVASASDEQSSAIKNIFNSISNLEDMNKKVKNKIDSFAKDYKLTEETKKHIQKGFKILQDVAKCNGLSTMDYKVCTKILKENIVKYPHFQLFGLVQKDGLRKAISLDYDEKEVYENFSHRPYFQAAVKGENYASKPYVSVDTNDYIITIAVPVRNTTSQITGVLVADLMLE; via the coding sequence ATGAAAAAATATAAATTACTAATACCACTAATTTATATAATTATTGCATTAATACTCTTTTTTATATTCAAAAATATTTTGTCCAGAAATATTTTATTACTCAACAACATCATACTTATACTAATAAGCCTGATACTCTACAGTATACTGATAGATAAAACATCTAAATTTTTAGACGAAATTAACAATTCTTCCTATAAGATTGCGGAAGGAAACCTAACTGAAAAATTAAATGTTGATAATAAAGGTGTATTTAAAAAATTATGTTCCAATTTAAATAGTATCGTTTTTAATACAAGAAAATTTATAAACGAAACTACTATAATGACGGATAAATTGATAAATTATTGTCACAACTTGAATGACAATGGGAACAAAATAAAATCATCTACAACTGAAACTTGTGCGGCTATAAGCAAGATTTCTTCAGATATGACAGAACAGACCAACTATATACTTGAAACTAAAAAACTTTTTGATGACATCGGAAAAGATTACTCAGATATGGTGTCAAATGGGGAATCGATCCACGGCATAGCATCTTCCATGATATCTTCTATAGAGGATAATAATAAAATTTATAATGAACTTGTAGAAAAAATGAATGAATCAGCATCTTTTAACAATAAATTGGCATCTAAAATAAATACTTTATATGAAAGGGCTTTTAAAATTCAAACTATAGCGGATACAGTAAATCAAATAAGCAAAAGCACTAATCTACTTTCATTAAATGCATCTGTAGAGGCTGCAAGGGCCAAAGAATCCGGATCTGGCTTTGCCGTAGTAGCAAATGAAATAAGAAAGCTTGCCAAAAGTTCATCTGAACAAGCCAGTGAAATTCAAAGCATAGTAGATAATATAAAAGATGAAATTTCAAGTATATCAGTTGACATGAACAAGGAAGTTAAAAGTATAAATGAGAATATCCAGTTTTCAAAAACAATTAAAGATAATTTAAAAAATACTCAATCGGAAAGCTATAATACTCTTAAATCTATAAAGAACATAACTAATGACATAAATGTTCAAAATAAAAATATAATTGATATACAAAATATAATTAAAAAAATATCTTTTATATCTGAAAGCACTACTTCCTCCACCCAAGAAGTTGCATCTGCATCCGATGAACAATCTTCAGCTATAAAAAATATATTCAATTCAATTTCAAATTTGGAAGATATGAACAAGAAAGTAAAAAACAAAATAGATTCTTTTGCTAAAGACTACAAACTTACAGAGGAAACAAAAAAACACATACAAAAGGGATTTAAAATTTTGCAAGATGTAGCAAAATGCAATGGACTTTCTACAATGGATTATAAAGTCTGCACCAAAATACTAAAAGAAAATATAGTCAAATATCCACATTTTCAACTTTTTGGATTAGTGCAGAAGGATGGATTAAGAAAGGCTATTTCTTTGGATTATGACGAGAAAGAAGTATACGAGAACTTCTCCCACAGGCCATATTTCCAGGCAGCCGTAAAGGGAGAAAATTATGCCTCCAAACCTTATGTATCCGTAGATACCAATGACTATATTATAACAATAGCAGTTCCCGTCAGAAATACTACATCTCAAATTACAGGTGTACTGGTAGCAGATTTGATGCTTGAATAG